A window of the Falco rusticolus isolate bFalRus1 chromosome 1, bFalRus1.pri, whole genome shotgun sequence genome harbors these coding sequences:
- the RPLP0 gene encoding 60S acidic ribosomal protein P0: MPREDRATWKSNYFMKIIQLLDDYPKCFIVGADNVGSKQMQQIRMSLRGKAVVLMGKNTMMRKAIRGHLENNPALEKLLPHIRGNVGFVFTKEDLTEIRDMLLANKVPAAARAGAIAPCDVTVPAQNTGLGPEKTSFFQALGITTKISRGTIEILSDVQLIKTGDKVGASEATLLNMLNISPFSFGLVIQQVFDNGSIYNPEVLDITEETLHKRFLEGVRNVASVCLQIGYPTIASVPHSIVNGYKRVLAVAVETDYTFPLAEKVKAFLADPSAFVAAIPVVAEAAAPAAAAAAAPAKEAVKEESEESDEDMGFGLFD, translated from the exons ATGCCCAGGGAAGACAGGGCTACGTGGAAGTCCAACTACTTCATGAAAATCATC cAACTCCTGGATGATTacccaaaatgttttattgtggGAGCAGACAATGTGGGATCCAAGCAGATGCAGCAAATCCGTATGTCCCTGCGTGGGAAGGCAGTTGTGCTGATGGGGAAGAATACGATGATGCGCAAAGCTATTCGTGGCCATCTGGAGAATAACCCTGCCTTAGAAAA GCTGCTGCCTCACATCCGTGGTAATGTGGGATTTGTCTTCACCAAGGAGGATCTGACTGAGATCCGGGACATGCTGCTGGCTAACAAG gtgccagctgctgcccgTGCTGGCGCTATTGCTCCCTGCGATGTGACCGTGCCAGCCCAGAACACTGGTCTCGGACCTGAGAAGACCTCCTTTTTCCAGGCCTTGGGCATCACCACAAAGATCTCCAGAGGGACCATTGAAATTCTG AGCGATGTGCAACTGATCAAGACTGGAGACAAAGTGGGTGCCAGTGAAGCCACCCTGCTGAACATGCTGAACATCTCCCCCTTCTCTTTCGGGTTGGTGATCCAGCAGGTCTTTGACAATGGCAGCATTTACAACCCTGAAGTGCTGGACATCACTGAGGAGACCTTGCACAAGCGCTTCCTGGAG GGTGTTCGTAATGTTGCCAGCGTCTGTCTGCAAATTGGGTACCCGACCATCGCTTCTGTGCCCCACTCCATCGTCAACGGGTACAAGCGGGTCCTAGCTGTTGCGGTAGAGACTGACTACACCTTCCCGCTGGCTGAAAAG GTGAAGGCCTTCCTGGCAGACCCCTCTGCGTTTGTGGCGGCCATCCCTGTGGTAGCTGAAGCAgctgcacctgctgctgctgccgctgctgctccGGCAAAAGAGGCGGTGAAGGAAGAATCGGAGGAGTCGGACGAGGACATGGGCTTCGGTCTCTTCGACTAA